A genome region from Panicum virgatum strain AP13 chromosome 4K, P.virgatum_v5, whole genome shotgun sequence includes the following:
- the LOC120704450 gene encoding pentatricopeptide repeat-containing protein CRP1, chloroplastic-like isoform X3: MDAPHLPVRRHLPPPLQLPPFSSPILWYRRRVASAVACCCSAAAGDQHQHQERPWESYDRDIQSHAGSDLSRSLGLLADMQAAGARPSAAAYARLIRALGRAGRTLEAEALLLEMRRLGPRPDAAHYNALLEGLLARAHLRLADRLLLQMADDGVARNRRTYMLLLDAYARAGRLEDSWWVLGEMRRRGIRLDTEGYSMLVRLYRDNGMWKKATDLVMEMQELGVELDVKIYNGLIDTFGKYGQLADARRVFDKMRAEGIKPNISTWNALILWHCRVGNMKRALRFFTSMQEEGMYPDPKIFVMIISRLGEQGKWDDIKRLFDGMKNRGFKESGAVYAVLVDIYGQYGHFRDAHECIAALKAENTQLSPRVFCVLANAYAQQLIAIALRNEIVVPWQTVLC; the protein is encoded by the exons ATGGACGCCCCCCACTTGCCCGTCCGCCGCCATCTGCCACCGCCGCTCCAGCTCCCGCCCTTCTCGTCTCCGATTCTCTGGTACCGGCGCCGCGTCGCCAGCGCCGTGGCAtgctgctgctccgccgcggcgggggaccagcaccagcaccaggaGCGGCCGTGGGAGTCCTACGACCGCGATATCCAGTCCCACGCCGGCTCCGACCTGTCCCGCtccctcggcctcctcgccgaCATGCAGGCGGCCGGGGCGCGCCCCAGCGCCGCGGCGTACGCGCGCCTCATCCgcgcgctgggccgcgcggggcgcACGCTCGAGGCCGAGGCGCTCCTGCTCGAGATGCGCCGCCTCGGCCCGCGCCCGGACGCCGCGCACTACAACGCGCTCCTCGAGGGGCTGCTCGCCAGggcgcacctccgcctcgccgaccGTCTCCTCCTCCAGATGGCCGACGACGGCGTCGCGCGGAACCGGCGCACCTACATGCTCCTGCTGGACGCGTacgcgcgcgcgggccggcTCGAGGACTCGTGGTGGGTCCTGGGCGAGATGAGGCGCCGGGGCATCCGGCTCGACACCGAAGGGTACAGCATGCTGGTGCGGCTTTACCGGGACAATGGCATGTGGAAGAAGGCCACCGACCTCGTTATGGAGATGCAGGAGCTCGGGGTTGAGCTCGATGTTAAGATTTACAATGGTTTGATCGATACATTCGGCAAGTATGGCCAGTTGGCGGACGCACGCAGGGTGTTCGACAAAATGCGCGCGGAAGGGATCAAACCAAACATTTCGACTTGGAATGCTCTGATTCTATGGCATTGTCGAGTTGGGAACATGAAGCGTGCTCTGAGATTCTTCACGTCAATGCAGGAGGAAGGGATGTACCCGGACCCAAAGATATTTGTTATGATCATCAGCCGATTGGGGGAGCAGGGGAAGTGGGATGACATAAAAAGGCTGTTTGACGGCATGAAGAATCGAGGTTTCAAGGAGAGTGGCGCAGTGTATGCTGTATTGGTTGACATTTATGGGCAATATGGCCATTTCCGTGATGCACATGAGTGTATAGCTGCTCTCAAAGCTGAAAATACGCAGCTTTCGCCTCGCGTCTTTTGTGTCCTTGCCAACGCTTATGCTCAACAG TTGATAGCCATTGCACTGCGAAATGAAATAGTAGTACCATGGCAAACAGTGCTGTGTTGA
- the LOC120704449 gene encoding benzyl alcohol O-benzoyltransferase-like, with amino-acid sequence MASSLPAFTVRRGEPVLVAPAEPTPREVKPLSDIDDGEGMRFYSSGIHLYRSNPAKAGQDPARVIREALARALVPYYPLAGRLREEAGRKLVVDCAGQGVMFAEAEADLTADDFGDVQSPPFPCFERFILESTTIAGVEPVVDRPLLYIQVTRLRCGGFIFGQRFCHCVVDAPGGMQFEKAICELACGAAAPSVAPAWGREMFMARRPPRPSYPHLEYRKPAGGHDRMLSTPPADMARVPFFFGPREIAGLRQRAPPGMRCSRFELVAAGIWRSRTAALGYAPDEEVRLSFIVNARGRPEIPLPEGFYGNAFAYSVAATTAGELCGKDLGYALQLVKKAKSAVTYDYLLSVADLMVVEGRPLFALSRTYIVSDVSHAGFKSVDFGWGEAVYGGPAKGGEGPLLGVTNYFSRAKNGKGEEGTVVPICLPKDAMEKFQLEVEGLTAEL; translated from the coding sequence ATGGCGTCGTCGCTGCCGGCGTTCACGGTGCGGCGGGGGGAGCCGGTGCTGGTGGCGCCGGCGGAGCCCACGCCGCGGGAGGTCAAGCCGCTGTCGGACATCGACGACGGGGAGGGCATGCGGTTCTACAGCTCGGGGATCCACCTGTACCGCAGCAACCCGGCCAAGGCGGGGCAGGACCCGGCCAGGGTCATCCGGGAGGCGCTCGCCAGGGCGCTCGTCCCCTACTACCCGCTCGCGGGCCGCCTCCGCGAGGAGGCCGGGAGGAAGCTCGTCGTCGACTGCGCCGGCCAGGGCGTCATGttcgccgaggccgaggccgacctCACCGCCGACGACTTCGGGGACGTGCAGAGCCCACCGTTCCCGTGCTTCGAGCGCTTCATCCTCGAGAGCACCACCATCGCCGGCGTCGAGCCCGTCGTCGACCGCCCTCTGCTCTACATCCAGGTGACGCGCCTCAGGTGCGGGGGCTTCATCTTCGGCCAGCGCTTCTGCCACTGCGTCGTGGACGCCCCGGGCGGCATGCAGTTCGAGAAGGCCATCTGCGAGCTCGcgtgcggcgccgccgcgccgtcggtgGCGCCGGCGTGGGGCAGGGAGATGTTCATGGCGCGGCGGCCCCCGCGGCCGTCGTATCCGCACCTTGAGTACCGCAAGCCGGCGGGCGGGCACGACAGGATGCTGTCGACGCCCCCTGCCGACATGGCGCGcgtccccttcttcttcgggcCCCGGGAGATCGCCGGACTGcgccagcgcgcgccgccgggcaTGCGCTGCTCCCGCTTCGAGCTGGTGGCCGCCGGCATCTGGCGCAGCcgcacggcggcgctcgggtaCGCGCCCGACGAGGAGGTGCGCCTGTCCTTCATCGTGAACGCGCGCGGTCGCCCCGAGATCCCGCTCCCCGAGGGCTTCTACGGGAACGCGTTCGCCTACTCCGTGGCGGCGACCACCGCCGGTGAGCTCTGCGGCAAGGACCTCGGGTACGCGCTGCAGCTGGTGAAGAAGGCCAAGTCGGCGGTGACCTACGACTACCTGCTGTCGGTGGCGGACCTGATGGTGGTCGAAGGGCGGCCGCTGTTCGCGCTGTCGCGGACGTACATCGTGTCGGACGTGAGCCACGCGGGGTTCAAGAGCGTGGACTTCGGGTGGGGGGAGGCCGTCTACGGCGGGCCGGCCAAGGGCGGCGAGGGGCCGCTCCTCGGCGTGACCAACTACTTCTCGCGGGCCAAGAACGGCAAGGGGGAGGAGGGCACGGTGGTGCCCATCTGCCTGCCCAAGGACGCCATGGAGAAGTTCCAGCTCGAGGTGGAAGGACTCACCGCGGAGCTCTAA
- the LOC120704448 gene encoding uncharacterized protein LOC120704448: protein MDREAEAHRQAAPGEVEATHEQGHEHGHWKRRVPRIPERQRLKSSGLVWAMVILCTVLAIGVIVAGATVFAVYLLYKPKMPYLLVSDARLERLEYGQSGTILDLQLALTIQAENTNSKTDATFSGVSLAVGFHGADVALLRAGTFSVARRSSVPLRYQVVSSGRQLSPDGMQYMDGALRAGVVPFDLFGKARTTWKVGIFASLQFWTRISCRFLFNYPGNGTAMPIDCRSKSP, encoded by the coding sequence ATGGACAGAGAGGCGGAAGCCCACCGCCAGGCTGCtcccggcgaggtggaggcgaCCCACGAGCAGGGGCACGAGCACGGCCACTGGAAGCGGCGGGTGCCCCGGATCCCGGAGCGGCAGCGGCTCAAGAGCTCCGGCCTGGTGTGGGCGATGGTGATCCTGTGCACGGTGCTGGCCATCGGCGTCATCGTCGCCGGCGCCACGGTGTTCGCCGTGTACCTGCTGTACAAGCCCAAGATGCCGTACCTACTGGTCTCCGACGCGCGGCTGGAGCGGCTCGAGTACGGGCAGTCGGGCACCATCCTTGACCTGCAGCTGGCGCTGACCATCCAGGCCGAGAACACCAACTCCAAGACGGACGCCACCTTCTCCGGGGTGAGTCTCGCCGTCGGCTTCCACGGCGCCGACGTCGCGCTGCTGCGGGCGGGGACCTTCTCCGTGGCGCGCCGCAGCTCCGTGCCGCTGCGGTACCAGGTGGTGTCGTCGGGGCGGCAGCTCAGCCCCGACGGGATGCAGTACATGGACGGCGCGCTCCGGGCCGGCGTCGTGCCGTTCGACCTCTTCGGCAAGGCGCGCACCACCTGGAAGGTGGGCATCTTCGCCTCGCTCCAGTTCTGGACGCGCATCTCCTGCCGCTTCCTCTTCAACtaccccggcaacggcaccgcCATGCCCATCGACTGCCGCTCCAAGTCGCCGTAG
- the LOC120704450 gene encoding pentatricopeptide repeat-containing protein CRP1, chloroplastic-like isoform X1 produces MDAPHLPVRRHLPPPLQLPPFSSPILWYRRRVASAVACCCSAAAGDQHQHQERPWESYDRDIQSHAGSDLSRSLGLLADMQAAGARPSAAAYARLIRALGRAGRTLEAEALLLEMRRLGPRPDAAHYNALLEGLLARAHLRLADRLLLQMADDGVARNRRTYMLLLDAYARAGRLEDSWWVLGEMRRRGIRLDTEGYSMLVRLYRDNGMWKKATDLVMEMQELGVELDVKIYNGLIDTFGKYGQLADARRVFDKMRAEGIKPNISTWNALILWHCRVGNMKRALRFFTSMQEEGMYPDPKIFVMIISRLGEQGKWDDIKRLFDGMKNRGFKESGAVYAVLVDIYGQYGHFRDAHECIAALKAENTQLSPRVFCVLANAYAQQESKCSTFEIMRIAPFEFLIRGLCEQSVNVLQLMEEEGFEPNLVMLNLLINAFGTAGRHLEALAVFQHIKDSGMSPDVVTYTTLMKTFMRAKKFEKVSEVYKEMERAGCTPDRKAREMLHDASVILEQRGCIY; encoded by the exons ATGGACGCCCCCCACTTGCCCGTCCGCCGCCATCTGCCACCGCCGCTCCAGCTCCCGCCCTTCTCGTCTCCGATTCTCTGGTACCGGCGCCGCGTCGCCAGCGCCGTGGCAtgctgctgctccgccgcggcgggggaccagcaccagcaccaggaGCGGCCGTGGGAGTCCTACGACCGCGATATCCAGTCCCACGCCGGCTCCGACCTGTCCCGCtccctcggcctcctcgccgaCATGCAGGCGGCCGGGGCGCGCCCCAGCGCCGCGGCGTACGCGCGCCTCATCCgcgcgctgggccgcgcggggcgcACGCTCGAGGCCGAGGCGCTCCTGCTCGAGATGCGCCGCCTCGGCCCGCGCCCGGACGCCGCGCACTACAACGCGCTCCTCGAGGGGCTGCTCGCCAGggcgcacctccgcctcgccgaccGTCTCCTCCTCCAGATGGCCGACGACGGCGTCGCGCGGAACCGGCGCACCTACATGCTCCTGCTGGACGCGTacgcgcgcgcgggccggcTCGAGGACTCGTGGTGGGTCCTGGGCGAGATGAGGCGCCGGGGCATCCGGCTCGACACCGAAGGGTACAGCATGCTGGTGCGGCTTTACCGGGACAATGGCATGTGGAAGAAGGCCACCGACCTCGTTATGGAGATGCAGGAGCTCGGGGTTGAGCTCGATGTTAAGATTTACAATGGTTTGATCGATACATTCGGCAAGTATGGCCAGTTGGCGGACGCACGCAGGGTGTTCGACAAAATGCGCGCGGAAGGGATCAAACCAAACATTTCGACTTGGAATGCTCTGATTCTATGGCATTGTCGAGTTGGGAACATGAAGCGTGCTCTGAGATTCTTCACGTCAATGCAGGAGGAAGGGATGTACCCGGACCCAAAGATATTTGTTATGATCATCAGCCGATTGGGGGAGCAGGGGAAGTGGGATGACATAAAAAGGCTGTTTGACGGCATGAAGAATCGAGGTTTCAAGGAGAGTGGCGCAGTGTATGCTGTATTGGTTGACATTTATGGGCAATATGGCCATTTCCGTGATGCACATGAGTGTATAGCTGCTCTCAAAGCTGAAAATACGCAGCTTTCGCCTCGCGTCTTTTGTGTCCTTGCCAACGCTTATGCTCAACAG GAATCTAAATGTAGtacatttgagataatgagaatcgctccatttgaatttttgataAGG GGGTTGTGTGAACAAAGTGTAAATGTACTTCAGTTAATGGAGGAAGAAGGATTTGAGCCAAATCTTGTTATGCTGAATTTGTTAATCAACGCTTTTGGCACTGCTGGAAGGCATTTAGAGGCACTGGCTGTATTCCAGCATATCAAGGATAGT GGTATGAGCCCAGATGTTGTGACATACACTACACTTATGAAAACATTCATGAGAGCAAAGAAATTTGAAAAG GTGTCTGAAGTTTACAAGGAAATGGAACGTGCTGGATGCACTCCAGACAGGAAAGCTCGAGAAATGTTACATGATGCCTCTGTTATATTGGAACAAAGAGGAT GTATCTATTGA
- the LOC120704450 gene encoding pentatricopeptide repeat-containing protein CRP1, chloroplastic-like isoform X2, with translation MDAPHLPVRRHLPPPLQLPPFSSPILWYRRRVASAVACCCSAAAGDQHQHQERPWESYDRDIQSHAGSDLSRSLGLLADMQAAGARPSAAAYARLIRALGRAGRTLEAEALLLEMRRLGPRPDAAHYNALLEGLLARAHLRLADRLLLQMADDGVARNRRTYMLLLDAYARAGRLEDSWWVLGEMRRRGIRLDTEGYSMLVRLYRDNGMWKKATDLVMEMQELGVELDVKIYNGLIDTFGKYGQLADARRVFDKMRAEGIKPNISTWNALILWHCRVGNMKRALRFFTSMQEEGMYPDPKIFVMIISRLGEQGKWDDIKRLFDGMKNRGFKESGAVYAVLVDIYGQYGHFRDAHECIAALKAENTQLSPRVFCVLANAYAQQGLCEQSVNVLQLMEEEGFEPNLVMLNLLINAFGTAGRHLEALAVFQHIKDSGMSPDVVTYTTLMKTFMRAKKFEKVSEVYKEMERAGCTPDRKAREMLHDASVILEQRGCIY, from the exons ATGGACGCCCCCCACTTGCCCGTCCGCCGCCATCTGCCACCGCCGCTCCAGCTCCCGCCCTTCTCGTCTCCGATTCTCTGGTACCGGCGCCGCGTCGCCAGCGCCGTGGCAtgctgctgctccgccgcggcgggggaccagcaccagcaccaggaGCGGCCGTGGGAGTCCTACGACCGCGATATCCAGTCCCACGCCGGCTCCGACCTGTCCCGCtccctcggcctcctcgccgaCATGCAGGCGGCCGGGGCGCGCCCCAGCGCCGCGGCGTACGCGCGCCTCATCCgcgcgctgggccgcgcggggcgcACGCTCGAGGCCGAGGCGCTCCTGCTCGAGATGCGCCGCCTCGGCCCGCGCCCGGACGCCGCGCACTACAACGCGCTCCTCGAGGGGCTGCTCGCCAGggcgcacctccgcctcgccgaccGTCTCCTCCTCCAGATGGCCGACGACGGCGTCGCGCGGAACCGGCGCACCTACATGCTCCTGCTGGACGCGTacgcgcgcgcgggccggcTCGAGGACTCGTGGTGGGTCCTGGGCGAGATGAGGCGCCGGGGCATCCGGCTCGACACCGAAGGGTACAGCATGCTGGTGCGGCTTTACCGGGACAATGGCATGTGGAAGAAGGCCACCGACCTCGTTATGGAGATGCAGGAGCTCGGGGTTGAGCTCGATGTTAAGATTTACAATGGTTTGATCGATACATTCGGCAAGTATGGCCAGTTGGCGGACGCACGCAGGGTGTTCGACAAAATGCGCGCGGAAGGGATCAAACCAAACATTTCGACTTGGAATGCTCTGATTCTATGGCATTGTCGAGTTGGGAACATGAAGCGTGCTCTGAGATTCTTCACGTCAATGCAGGAGGAAGGGATGTACCCGGACCCAAAGATATTTGTTATGATCATCAGCCGATTGGGGGAGCAGGGGAAGTGGGATGACATAAAAAGGCTGTTTGACGGCATGAAGAATCGAGGTTTCAAGGAGAGTGGCGCAGTGTATGCTGTATTGGTTGACATTTATGGGCAATATGGCCATTTCCGTGATGCACATGAGTGTATAGCTGCTCTCAAAGCTGAAAATACGCAGCTTTCGCCTCGCGTCTTTTGTGTCCTTGCCAACGCTTATGCTCAACAG GGGTTGTGTGAACAAAGTGTAAATGTACTTCAGTTAATGGAGGAAGAAGGATTTGAGCCAAATCTTGTTATGCTGAATTTGTTAATCAACGCTTTTGGCACTGCTGGAAGGCATTTAGAGGCACTGGCTGTATTCCAGCATATCAAGGATAGT GGTATGAGCCCAGATGTTGTGACATACACTACACTTATGAAAACATTCATGAGAGCAAAGAAATTTGAAAAG GTGTCTGAAGTTTACAAGGAAATGGAACGTGCTGGATGCACTCCAGACAGGAAAGCTCGAGAAATGTTACATGATGCCTCTGTTATATTGGAACAAAGAGGAT GTATCTATTGA
- the LOC120705257 gene encoding uncharacterized protein LOC120705257 has protein sequence MNLHRAIFYNCRTMPDIVWEHGQKVGGGFKCKYCREEKGGGGATQFKEHLAHRGKDVKDCPSVPTEVKEFFSEQLYRNKVRAKARARERVMRDQAARGTAHAHLSRFNLGGAATQMFTDIGSAHAHDEDVEAWAEKIIGDTHLGKMKTKIGPEMRKGKKTCTEEEFGSDETTPEPSGGEEIGHDDDDDDDSSSSQGDGSDGDANDGDDGNESGGNDGDEGGGADTSGYYIAPTIMFTGEEDFTHATQDTDHGAPTSQRQTTSTRRHGRQAPLAYDEDSSNSASSVQYYNPYSTSPPQGGFLWPPPGVVHPPLPQAVAALPYLDYHGYLPYGAPQLQYHPPTYVYLPPTDEPYEGPPGERYED, from the coding sequence AAGGGTGGGGGAGGAGCAACACAGTTCAAAGAGCATTTGGCACATAGGGGGAAAGATGTGAAGGACTGCCCTTCGGTTCCGACCGAAGTTAAGGAATTCTTTAGTGAGCAGTTGTACAGGAACAAGGTTAGAGCAAAAGCAAGGGCCCGAGAAAGAGTGATGAGGGACCAAGCAGCAAGGGGGACTGCTCATGctcacttaagccggtttaatttgggcggtgctgctACACAGATGTTCACTGACATAGGCTCTGCTCATGCTCACGATGAAGATGTGGAGGCATGGGCCGAAAAAATAATTGGAGACACACATCTGGGAAAAATGAAGACTAAGATTGGTCCCGAAATGAGAAAAGGGAAGAAAACATGCACTGAGGAGGAGTTTGGTAGTGACGAAACCACACCTGAGCCTAGTGGTGGTGAGGAGATTggtcatgatgatgatgatgatgatgattccaGTAGCAGTCAAGGTGATGGCAGTGACGGTGATGCCAATGATGGCGATGATGGCAACGAGAGTGGTGGTAATGATGGCGACGAGGGTGGAGGAGCTGATACTTCAGGTTATTATATAGCTCCTACTATAATGTTCACTGGGGAGGAAGACTTCACCCATGCAACACAAGATACAGATCATGGAGCACCTACTTCACAACGACAAACAACATCGACACGTCGACATGGTCGACAGGCCCCACTTGCATATGATGAAGATAGCTCCAACTCTGCGTCCAGTGTTCAGTACTACAACCCGTACAGTACTTCTCCCCCTCAAGGGGGCTTTCTGTGGCCACCACCAGGGGTGGTGCACCCGCCACTTCCGCAGGCAGTTGCAGCATTGCCTTATTTGGATTATCACGGCTACCTACCATATGGAGCTCCACAGTTGCAATATCACCCACCTACGTACGTGTATTTGCCACCAACAGACGAGCCGTATGAGGGACCACCGGGAGAGAGATATGAGGACTGA